The proteins below are encoded in one region of Oreochromis niloticus isolate F11D_XX linkage group LG6, O_niloticus_UMD_NMBU, whole genome shotgun sequence:
- the LOC109202567 gene encoding RNA-binding protein 33-like, translating into MQHMQQNLDPQEGTSSAAVHPKQQNPNQRGKNKAPNEGTPSDAAKQKGANKKKMQKNANPNPRAKNPGPNRGPWPHQPNAHFKPNNGPGQHWQNPHFLPKQGPWPHQPHPHFKPNNGPGQHWQNPRFLPRQGPVPHQPHPDHNTNDGPSQPQPHLTPNDGSRPYNETDELGALRFHLQEAQNMCKTNLYKMTAANHKAAAAKTQKDWLRFQLQCCRGNAQKTILELQTQLEESRRKTPEENFTPEVSEAPVEDSNTAVTAAELSVDASTQTAEAPHTDSTDVKTNREAELEIQCKKQQEEIEQLREQLLKTQKTLEEEVAKREDQEQRANCELAELKDKLSTSEALCEKNDLKAQNLKEELEKTKASHLEIVEKQNLGDTTICNQLGQTEEEKISLLEFLQYLQETTKPESPEAREDKVPKEKPKKKTKRNWFLRLFT; encoded by the exons atgcaACATATGCAGCAAAATCTTGATCCCCAGGAAGGGACCTCGTCGGCCGCTGTTCACCCTAAGCAGCAAAACCCAAACCAAAGAGGGAAAAACAAGGCACCAAATGAGGGGACTCCATCTGATGCTGCCAAACAAAAGGGTGCAAACAAGAAGAAGATGCAGAAAAATGCAAACCCAAACCCCAGAGCCAAAAACCCTGGACCCAATCGAGGGCCTTGGCCAC ATCAGCCCAATGCCCACTTTAAACCCAATAATGGGCCTGGGCAACATTGGCAAAATCCACATTTTTTGCCAAAACAAGGGCCTTGGCCACATCAGCCCCATCCCCACTTTAAACCCAATAATGGGCCTGGGCAACATTGGCAAAATCCACGGTTTTTGCCAAGACAAGGGCCTGTGCCGCATCAGCCCCATCCTGACCATAACACCAACGATGGGCCATCTCAGCCACAGCCTCACTTAACACCAAATGATGGCAGTCGTCCATACAATGAGACTGATGAACTGGGTGCGCTGAGATTCCACCTGCAGGAGGCTCAGAACATGTGCAAAACCAATCTTTATAAAATGACAGCTGCAAACCACAAAGCTGCTGCAGCTAAAACTCAGAAAGATTGGCTTCGCTTTCAGCTACAGTGCTGCAGAGGAAACGCGCAAAAAACCATCCTTGAGCtccaaacacagctggaagagTCTCGTAGAAAGACACCCGAGGAGAACTTCACCCCTGAGGTGAGTGAGGCTCCTGTTGAAGACAGCAACACAGCTGTCACAGCTGCAGAGCTGAGTGTGGATGCTTCAACACAAACTGCAGAAGCTCCACACACAGACTCTACAGATGTGAAAACCAATCGAGAAGCTGAGTTGGAGATCCAGTGCAAAAAACAGCAAGAAGAGATCGAACAACTCCGTGAGCAGCTCCTCAAAACTCAAAAGACTCTAGAAGAGGAAGTTGCAAAGCGTGAAGATCAGGAACAAAGAGCCAACTGTGAGCTTGCTGAGCTGAAAGACAAACTCAGCACCAGTGAGGCtctttgtgaaaaaaatgatttgaaggcacaaaacttaaaagaagagctggagaaaaCCAAAGCTTCCCACCTGGAAATCGTGGAGAAGCAAAACCTGGGGGACACAACAATTTGCAACCAACTCgggcaaacagaagaagaaaagatctCACTTCTGGAATTTTTGCAGTATCTGCAAGAGACAACCAAACCAGAAAGTCCAGAGGCCCGAGAAGACAAAGTgccaaaagaaaaaccaaaaaagaaaacgaaGCGCAACTGGTTTTTGAGACTATTCACTTAA